A single genomic interval of Littorina saxatilis isolate snail1 linkage group LG17, US_GU_Lsax_2.0, whole genome shotgun sequence harbors:
- the LOC138952544 gene encoding uncharacterized protein: MFTAKFNDRKRFVGQASGKRKKQLALARIAEQEKSTGDENAPREVGAAECVVLDGGGDAHFSHRLQVEPRPVLCDIHDNQQEIEGASASAKKLRRFSGADDLQNAQVPADVPAEPKRTWCIVECGQLNSLLSDVKCPECEAGHLTIRVGESMGLSQELALCCDSCQYRRSEFSSPRESNRNHMKNVPFDVNKQIVLYSHEIGSGYSSVEKLCTVFGMPVMNKSSYQRIDKKVNASILAVTNVTLVETVEHVNVAYRQTFPQGRADVQFDEEDEDAAWEEDDGILWVDVAFDGTWHKRGFSSHYGVGVVVDVLTGLVLDFSVKSTYCHTCAMNKEKLEEMTPAQQLRWEQQHRAECSINHQGSAKSMERDAALELWGRSVERHNLRYRTMLSDGDSTAFNAVAAAQPYGPTRPITKLECTNHLPKRMGTALRKAAKDERLGGRGEGRLTKEKCQRLQNYFRSAILNNLEDQRAIEQAIWATFFHVTSTDEDPHHDRCPAGPASWCFFQRARAEEQPPPPHAEHNGTALSREVSHAVLPIYRRMTNPILLKRVAHGKTQNSNESLHNVMWGHCPKEIFVGKGRVEAATAEAVAKFNRGNFALAQVMDHMSLPITDLMEAALAKKDKVRIQKAEKATAVAAVAARRARCAGRQRQLEQQEDQEGEVYGAGLMGDGGE, translated from the exons ATGTTCACTGCAAAATTCAACGATAGAAAGAGGTTTGTGGGGCAGGCATCGGGCAAGAGGAAGAAGCAGCTTGCATTAGCTCGAATAGCCGAACAAGAAAAGTCCACGGGCGATGAAAACGCGCCCCGCGAAGTTGGCGCAGCGGAGTGTGTCGTTTTGGATGGTGGAGGTGATGCACATTTTTCTCATCGACTTCAAGTCGAACCTCGGCCAGTGTTGTGCGATATACACGACAACCAGCAGGAAATAGAGGGTGCTTCTGCCTCTGCGAAGAAGCTAAGAAGATTCAGTGGTGCCGATGACTTGCAGAACGCACAAGTGCCAGCCGATGTGCCTGCTGAACCGAAACGTACATGGTGTATCGTTGAGTGTGGTCAGCTCAACTCGCTATTATCGGATGTGAAGTGCCCGGAATGCGAAGCAGGACATTTAACGATACGCGTTGGAGAATCCATGGGCTTGTCCCAAGAGTTAGCACTTTGCTGTGACAGCTGCCAGTACAGACGGTCAGAATTTTCTTCACCTAGAGAGAGCAACCGCAACCACATGAAGAATGTTCCCTTTGACGTGAACAAACAGATTGTCCTATACTCGCATGAGATTGGCAGTGGGTACTCAAGTGTGGAAAAGCTGTGCACAGTGTTTGGCATGCCCGTGATGAACAAAAGCTCATATCAAAGAATTGATAAAAAGGTCAATGCCAGCATCTTGGCCGTAACAAATGTCACACTGGTGGAAACTGTTGAGCATGTAAATGTTGCATACAGGCAGACCTTTCCTCAAGGTAGAGCAGATGTCCAGTTTGACGAAGAGGATGAAGACGCTGCCTGGGAAGAAGATGACGGTATTCTTTGGGTAGATGTTGCCTTTGATGGCACCTGGCATAAAAGGGGTTTTTCATCACATTATGGTGTAGGAGTGGTGGTTGACGTTCTCACTGGGTTGGTGCTCGACTTCTCTGTAAAATCCACCTACTGCCACACATGTGCCATGAATAAGGAGAAGTTGGAGGAGATGACCCCTGCCCAACAACTGCGATGGGAGCAGCAACACCGGGCTGAGTGCAGCATCAACCACCAGGGATCTGCAAAGTCTATGGAGAGGGATGCAGCGTTGGAGTTATGGGGAAG GTCTGTTGAGCGTCACAACCTCAGGTACAGAACTATGCTGTCGGACGGAGATTCTACGGCTTTCAATGCTGTGGCTGCAGCTCAGCCCTACGGTCCCACACGTCCCATCACCAAGCTGGAATGTACCAACCACCTCCCCAAGAGAATGGGCACAGCTCTCCGCAAGGCAGCAAAGGATGAAAGGCTTggtggaagaggggaggggcGACTAACCAAGGAAAAGTGCCAACGCTTGCAAAACTACTTCCGTAGCGCGATCCTCAACAACCTTGAAGATCAGCGAGCCATCGAGCAGGCGATCTGGGCCACTTTCTTCCATGTGACTTCAACTGACGAGGACCCTCACCATGACAGATGTCCAGCTGGGCCAGCCTCATggtgcttttttcaaagagccAGGGCAGAAGAgcaaccaccacctccacacGCAGAGCACAACGGCACCGCCTTGTCCAGGGAAGTCTCGCATGCTGTTCTGCCCATCTACAGAAGAATGACCAATCCCATTCTTCTCAAGCGCGTGGCCCATGGCAAAACCCAGAACAGTAACGAGTCTCTGCACAATGTCATGTGGGGACACTGCCCCAAAGAAATCTTTGTTGGGAAAGGCCGGGTGGAAGCAGCCACCGCTGAGGCTGTTGCGAAGTTCAACAGAGGCAACTTTGCACTGGCACAGGTCATGGACCACATGAGCTTGCCAATAACTGATCTCATGGAGGCTGCTTTGGCCAAGAAAGACAAGGTTAGGATTCAGAAAGCAGAGAAAGCAACAGCTGTGGCCGCTGTGGCAGCCCGTAGGGCAAGATGTGCGGGTCGTCAACGCCAGCTGGAGCAGCAAGAAGACCAGGAGGGGGAGGTGTACGGAGCTGGACTGATGGGAGACGGGGGAGAATAA